A genome region from Flavobacterium sp. CFS9 includes the following:
- the deoD gene encoding purine-nucleoside phosphorylase — protein sequence MSAHNNAKKGDIADFVLLPGDPKRAKLIAETFLTDVICYNEVRGMLGYTGYYNGKRISVQGTGMGMPSISIYITELIEEYGVETLVRVGSCGSIQDDVNMMDIVLAMSACTDSGMNKFKFNGNDFAPTANFELLKKAYEIAEQNKIKAHTGSILTSDFFYTESHLGDPFLNWKTYGVLAVDMETAALYSIAAKYRKKALAILTVSDHILKKEALSADDRQNSFKEMIEFALQLA from the coding sequence ATGAGTGCACATAACAATGCAAAAAAAGGGGATATAGCAGATTTCGTTTTACTTCCTGGTGATCCAAAAAGAGCGAAGCTTATAGCGGAAACATTTTTAACAGATGTGATATGCTATAATGAGGTTAGAGGAATGTTAGGTTATACCGGTTATTACAATGGTAAGAGAATTAGTGTACAGGGTACAGGTATGGGGATGCCATCCATTTCTATTTATATTACAGAATTAATCGAAGAGTATGGTGTAGAAACACTGGTAAGAGTTGGATCTTGTGGTTCTATTCAGGATGATGTCAATATGATGGATATTGTTCTGGCTATGAGTGCATGTACGGATTCCGGAATGAATAAATTTAAATTTAACGGGAATGATTTTGCTCCGACTGCCAATTTTGAATTATTAAAAAAGGCCTATGAAATTGCAGAGCAAAATAAAATAAAAGCTCATACAGGGTCAATATTGACATCTGATTTTTTCTATACTGAAAGTCATTTAGGTGATCCGTTTTTAAATTGGAAAACTTACGGCGTTTTGGCTGTGGACATGGAAACGGCTGCGTTGTATTCTATAGCTGCGAAATACAGAAAAAAGGCTCTGGCTATTTTAACGGTATCGGATCATATTCTTAAAAAGGAAGCTTTATCAGCAGATGACAGACAAAATTCTTTTAAAGAAATGATAGAATTCGCATTGCAGTTAGCTTAA
- a CDS encoding helix-turn-helix domain-containing protein, which yields MSTLTKPNHIGRKISRIRELRDMKQEALAQALGTNQQAVSLMENSETIEDEKLEQVAKALGVTAEAIKNFSDENMINYFNTFTDNDFSSTNGAFGAFTSNNQCTFNPLDKLIESYDENKKLYERLVQAEKDKVEYLEKLLKVK from the coding sequence ATGAGCACATTAACAAAACCGAATCACATAGGACGAAAAATTAGTCGTATTCGCGAACTTAGAGATATGAAGCAAGAAGCTTTGGCTCAGGCTTTAGGAACCAATCAACAAGCAGTTTCTTTAATGGAAAATAGTGAAACTATTGAGGATGAGAAACTAGAACAGGTAGCAAAGGCTTTGGGAGTGACAGCTGAAGCAATTAAAAATTTTTCAGATGAAAATATGATTAATTATTTCAATACTTTCACTGACAATGATTTTAGCAGTACTAATGGTGCTTTCGGGGCATTTACCAGTAACAATCAATGCACATTTAACCCCCTTGATAAACTGATTGAGTCTTATGATGAAAACAAAAAGCTTTACGAACGTTTAGTTCAGGCTGAAAAAGATAAAGTAGAGTATCTGGAAAAGCTATTAAAAGTGAAATAG
- a CDS encoding PQQ-binding-like beta-propeller repeat protein yields MKNNLIAFLFVCAVTNMFGQVPTVSVPDKTDSAGNTNDKVTHKVLKPLTKVALDKESILIYDYDGSLFSFNLESEKINWTVKATDSFTELCANAITLQDGVVYIPFINGEIFAIDNQTGAVFWKSRLGNSTDQIILKNQIPVINEGKLFVTSQNGNIYALDLKTGSLLWNHKLDAENNESPVLLFNNKVFIQSGTSVYSFEANTGKLLVQKSFEEAMRGKLVTDGESIFTANEKNVVFALNPDKLEVLWQFKLDETQNNIKERIFCKDKKVYFAAQGSEVSSIYALDSKTGTQIWKTDFKGDNVEYMVEESDNIWGYTHKSKLFQLDITNGEIAFEYKLSTRPISNLEFLGDDYFFYYSDAALIQFEYKTKDENEVYLRTSIKDDVYSAFVKLIR; encoded by the coding sequence ATGAAAAATAATCTAATCGCTTTTTTATTTGTATGTGCCGTTACAAATATGTTTGGACAAGTACCAACGGTTTCAGTACCGGATAAAACGGATTCAGCCGGCAATACGAATGATAAGGTCACTCATAAAGTGCTAAAACCGTTGACGAAAGTGGCATTGGATAAAGAGTCAATTTTGATTTACGATTACGACGGTTCTCTATTTTCCTTCAATTTAGAGTCTGAGAAAATTAACTGGACAGTAAAAGCAACGGATTCTTTTACGGAGTTGTGTGCAAACGCTATAACACTACAAGATGGAGTAGTGTATATTCCTTTTATTAATGGAGAAATTTTTGCAATTGACAATCAGACTGGTGCTGTTTTTTGGAAATCAAGATTGGGGAATAGTACAGATCAGATCATCCTGAAAAATCAGATTCCGGTGATAAATGAGGGAAAATTATTTGTAACCTCCCAAAACGGTAATATTTATGCGCTTGATCTAAAAACGGGCAGTTTACTATGGAATCATAAATTGGACGCTGAAAATAATGAGAGTCCGGTTCTTTTATTTAATAACAAAGTTTTTATCCAAAGCGGAACTTCTGTTTATAGTTTTGAAGCGAATACCGGAAAACTTTTGGTTCAAAAGAGCTTTGAGGAAGCCATGCGCGGAAAATTGGTAACAGATGGAGAAAGTATATTTACTGCAAATGAAAAAAATGTAGTTTTTGCTCTAAATCCTGATAAATTGGAGGTTCTGTGGCAATTTAAATTGGATGAAACTCAAAATAATATTAAGGAACGTATATTTTGCAAAGACAAAAAGGTATATTTTGCCGCACAAGGCTCCGAAGTTTCTTCGATATACGCTTTAGATTCAAAAACTGGAACTCAAATTTGGAAAACGGATTTTAAAGGTGACAATGTTGAATATATGGTTGAAGAAAGTGATAATATTTGGGGCTATACCCATAAAAGTAAGCTCTTTCAATTGGATATTACAAACGGTGAAATTGCATTTGAATACAAATTATCAACGAGACCTATTTCAAATTTGGAATTTCTGGGTGACGATTACTTTTTTTATTATTCTGATGCCGCTCTGATTCAGTTTGAATATAAAACCAAAGACGAAAACGAAGTCTATTTGCGCACCTCAATTAAAGATGACGTGTATAGTGCATTTGTGAAACTGATTCGATAA
- a CDS encoding Crp/Fnr family transcriptional regulator, whose product MEQLKAYLKDNSRLREYIPSERDWEIISSRFTKREFSKKTILTRIGETENHLNFIIKGIARFYIPNEEKDLTFNIVFDNGFLSAYDSFLTQTPSTYNIETLTECTLLQLTYSDLQIIYNETEFGNIIGRLASEELFLKKQKRELSLLNLTAEQRYLNLFYEQPKLIQQIPLKYIASCIGITPQALSRIRKRIS is encoded by the coding sequence ATGGAGCAATTGAAAGCATACTTAAAAGATAATTCACGATTGAGAGAATATATTCCAAGTGAGAGAGATTGGGAAATTATTTCCTCAAGATTTACTAAACGAGAATTCTCAAAAAAAACTATTCTTACAAGAATAGGAGAAACTGAAAATCATCTCAATTTTATTATAAAAGGTATTGCCCGATTTTATATTCCGAATGAGGAAAAAGATTTGACTTTTAATATTGTCTTTGATAACGGGTTTCTTAGTGCTTATGATTCTTTTTTAACTCAAACACCATCAACTTATAATATCGAGACGTTGACCGAATGTACTCTATTACAACTTACATACAGTGATTTGCAAATTATATACAATGAAACGGAATTTGGTAATATTATTGGCAGGTTAGCGAGTGAAGAATTATTTTTAAAGAAACAAAAACGTGAGCTTTCGCTTTTAAATCTAACAGCCGAACAACGTTATCTGAATTTATTCTATGAACAACCAAAGCTTATACAACAAATCCCTTTGAAATATATTGCTTCGTGTATTGGAATTACACCGCAGGCTTTGAGTAGAATTCGCAAACGAATTTCTTAA
- a CDS encoding type 1 glutamine amidotransferase domain-containing protein, translating to MENNQQSGSIHLAYINTSDNLQKQYLYDQDFMYAIKHTVSPKEIDYKNYKAVHYIGGGSAMYDVPESVDIQQIAMQVYEDNNGVISSVCHGTAGIVNLKTKNGKFLVEGKKISGYPDSFEKQDGEYFKHFPFLIQKTIEERGGDFKFSKRNGSYVEQDGRIITGQNFQSSNGVALKIIEWIEKKQ from the coding sequence ATGGAAAATAATCAGCAAAGCGGCAGTATTCATTTAGCTTACATTAATACTTCCGATAATCTACAAAAGCAATATTTATACGATCAGGATTTTATGTACGCCATAAAACATACCGTAAGTCCTAAAGAAATTGATTATAAAAACTACAAAGCGGTTCATTATATCGGTGGGGGGAGCGCTATGTATGATGTTCCTGAAAGTGTAGATATTCAGCAAATTGCTATGCAGGTTTATGAAGATAATAATGGTGTTATTTCTTCGGTATGCCATGGAACGGCGGGCATTGTTAACCTAAAAACTAAAAATGGTAAATTTTTGGTTGAAGGAAAAAAAATAAGCGGTTATCCTGACTCTTTCGAAAAACAAGATGGGGAATACTTTAAACATTTTCCGTTCTTAATTCAGAAAACAATAGAAGAGAGAGGTGGAGATTTTAAGTTTTCAAAGAGAAATGGATCTTACGTTGAACAAGACGGACGCATTATTACGGGACAAAATTTTCAATCTTCAAATGGTGTCGCTTTAAAAATCATTGAATGGATAGAGAAGAAGCAATAA
- a CDS encoding phospholipase gives MSKRNSRQVLAMLFLTLSLNFASAQRKEFRETTVDSLTFVNNRKALNSLNTDSFLKRIFTKENVQIPYRLLTPKNNSNNQKYPLVITFHNSTRIGNDNENQLEPFAKIWLRPEIYNKYQCYVIAPQFSTRSSNYEKNSDGIQISKPSKDVFALLELIQNIEKEYPNINKNRIYLIGYSMGGSTAQNLLNIAPNQFAATVSVAAVPDFSNLKKLSQKNIWLIHGKKDDDNPYIGSIELFNKLSTNKNLTFTTLNHLNHNNIVIPFLLTEEIPKWLFDKHK, from the coding sequence ATGAGTAAAAGAAATTCAAGACAAGTTCTGGCAATGCTTTTTTTAACTTTGAGCCTAAATTTCGCTTCTGCACAAAGAAAAGAGTTCAGGGAGACAACCGTTGATAGTTTAACTTTCGTAAACAATCGAAAAGCACTGAACAGTCTAAATACCGATAGCTTTCTAAAAAGAATCTTTACTAAAGAAAATGTACAAATTCCTTATAGACTCCTAACGCCAAAAAACAATAGCAATAATCAAAAATATCCTTTAGTCATTACTTTCCACAACTCTACCCGAATTGGAAATGACAATGAAAATCAGCTTGAACCATTTGCCAAAATTTGGCTGAGACCTGAAATTTACAATAAATATCAATGTTACGTGATTGCACCGCAATTCAGCACTCGCTCTTCAAATTATGAAAAGAACAGTGATGGTATTCAAATTTCAAAACCTTCAAAGGATGTTTTTGCCTTACTGGAATTAATTCAAAATATTGAAAAAGAATACCCAAACATCAATAAAAACAGGATTTACTTAATTGGATATTCGATGGGCGGCTCGACGGCACAAAACTTACTAAATATAGCTCCAAACCAATTTGCTGCAACTGTTTCTGTTGCTGCGGTTCCTGATTTTTCCAATCTTAAAAAGTTAAGCCAGAAGAACATCTGGCTTATTCACGGTAAAAAAGACGATGACAATCCTTATATCGGAAGTATTGAATTGTTTAATAAATTATCTACAAACAAAAATTTGACCTTTACCACTTTAAATCATTTAAATCATAACAACATTGTGATTCCTTTTTTACTCACCGAGGAGATTCCAAAATGGTTATTTGACAAGCATAAGTAA
- a CDS encoding adenylate kinase family protein — protein MEILVIMGPPYSGKGTQCEILKEELKFNHISTGDRCRLEKQNKTEIGIIMSQYEEKGDLVPDSIMKDLFSEILDENSSAKGIILDGYPRTEPQVNDLMELVASKNMKISKVINIEVPKEELLKRAQKRAETSNRKDDKDVEIHLKRIKVFEASTRPAIEYMKSKIKVLTFDGLGTIEEITKRIKNNL, from the coding sequence ATGGAAATATTAGTGATAATGGGGCCCCCGTACTCAGGAAAAGGTACTCAATGCGAAATTTTAAAAGAAGAGCTTAAGTTTAATCATATTTCAACAGGAGATAGATGTCGTCTGGAAAAGCAAAATAAAACGGAGATTGGAATAATAATGTCTCAATATGAGGAAAAGGGAGACTTAGTGCCTGATTCTATTATGAAAGATCTTTTTAGTGAAATTCTGGATGAAAACAGTTCCGCTAAGGGGATTATTTTAGATGGTTATCCGAGAACAGAACCACAGGTAAATGATTTAATGGAACTCGTTGCATCCAAGAATATGAAGATTAGCAAGGTAATTAATATAGAAGTTCCGAAAGAAGAACTTTTAAAAAGAGCGCAAAAAAGAGCCGAAACGTCTAATCGAAAAGACGATAAAGATGTTGAAATTCATTTGAAGAGAATTAAAGTTTTTGAAGCTTCAACCCGTCCTGCAATCGAATATATGAAGTCTAAAATTAAAGTTTTGACTTTTGACGGACTGGGGACTATCGAGGAGATAACAAAACGAATAAAAAATAATTTATAA
- a CDS encoding NAD-dependent epimerase/dehydratase family protein yields MQTILGANGQIAEELAKELHRNFTTDIRLVSRNPKKINETDELFQADLLDRQRTDKAIEGSKIVYFTVGLPMNTRMWKEQFPIMMKNVITACQKHKTKLVFFDNTYMYAKTDEPQTEESLFDPIGQKSIVRAEITTMLLNEMDNGSIEAVICRAPEFYGTGKTQSITNTLIFDNIKKGKKLKVPINDSTKRTLIYTPDASRAMALIGNTPAAYNQTWHLPCDDNRLTYKELITLASKEHKKELNYSVIKMFVFQIVSLFSEQTKELKELLPRYKCDNIFISDKFKKTFPEFKVTTYQEGVANIINEQKNDNGVLL; encoded by the coding sequence ATGCAAACAATACTTGGAGCAAACGGGCAAATAGCGGAGGAATTAGCAAAAGAATTGCATAGGAATTTTACCACTGATATTCGTTTGGTAAGCAGGAATCCAAAAAAAATAAATGAGACGGATGAGCTGTTTCAGGCAGATTTGTTAGACCGACAAAGAACTGATAAGGCTATAGAAGGAAGTAAAATAGTGTATTTTACCGTAGGTTTACCTATGAACACTAGAATGTGGAAAGAGCAGTTCCCTATTATGATGAAGAATGTAATAACTGCCTGCCAAAAACATAAAACGAAATTGGTGTTTTTTGATAATACCTATATGTATGCTAAGACTGACGAACCGCAAACAGAAGAAAGCCTGTTTGATCCCATAGGACAAAAATCAATTGTAAGAGCAGAAATTACAACAATGTTGTTGAACGAAATGGATAACGGAAGTATTGAAGCGGTTATTTGCCGAGCACCGGAATTTTATGGAACAGGAAAAACGCAAAGCATTACTAATACTTTAATTTTTGACAATATTAAGAAGGGCAAAAAATTAAAAGTTCCAATTAATGACAGCACGAAAAGAACTTTAATATATACACCTGACGCTAGTCGCGCAATGGCGTTAATTGGGAATACCCCGGCTGCTTACAATCAAACCTGGCATTTGCCTTGTGACGACAACAGGCTTACTTATAAGGAACTAATTACTCTTGCTTCAAAAGAACATAAAAAAGAGTTGAATTATTCTGTTATAAAAATGTTTGTATTTCAAATTGTTAGTTTGTTCAGTGAACAAACAAAAGAATTAAAGGAATTGTTGCCACGCTACAAGTGCGATAACATTTTTATTTCCGATAAATTTAAAAAAACATTTCCAGAATTTAAGGTTACAACTTATCAGGAAGGAGTTGCAAACATAATAAATGAACAGAAAAATGATAATGGAGTTTTATTATAG
- a CDS encoding nuclear transport factor 2 family protein: MSHKDKPLWIVPASEYVSWFQKVKKGEFNGRLGRVISIEFYNDIAIAKAQILIAAKKQEFMDMFLLKKIQGEWKIISKAAVFI; this comes from the coding sequence TTGAGTCACAAAGACAAACCATTATGGATTGTCCCAGCTTCGGAATATGTCAGCTGGTTTCAAAAGGTTAAGAAAGGAGAATTTAATGGTCGTCTTGGTAGAGTTATTTCTATAGAATTTTATAATGATATCGCTATTGCAAAAGCGCAAATTCTTATTGCAGCGAAAAAACAAGAATTTATGGATATGTTTCTACTGAAGAAAATTCAGGGGGAATGGAAAATAATCAGCAAAGCGGCAGTATTCATTTAG
- a CDS encoding serine hydrolase domain-containing protein, which yields MNLFFTLFRIFFLVLFISCNNYGQQKDDFSAKIDSLLQLTNPRSFNGVVLIKQNGKIKYAKAHGYSDFNKKTELKIADKFSTMSLAKQITATLILQEVEKGTINLETPIRNYLPDFKYSWADTITVHQLLNNTSGLSSEDINKPLKFIPGTAFNYSNIGYYVAGQVLEKQSHKTYEELVTALFKKCGMTDSYYPNETNSKFLTKGRSIKKDGSTKQNEQLSFDIRNFFGSHLIVSVPDLAKWNECLHADKLLKPATYKKMISYSITNTHPLFGGKPIGYGYGLRVNDKTNIMEIGHTGFHPDEGFTAVNLYYPKTKTSVIVMENQAYEDFSIAYYFEQGIRKIIRESNLLNSNSNL from the coding sequence ATGAACCTCTTTTTTACACTCTTCAGAATTTTCTTTTTAGTCCTTTTTATAAGCTGCAACAATTACGGACAACAAAAAGACGACTTTTCTGCAAAAATTGACAGTCTCCTACAGTTAACAAATCCACGAAGCTTCAACGGAGTCGTTCTTATTAAGCAAAACGGAAAAATAAAATATGCAAAAGCGCATGGTTACTCTGATTTCAACAAGAAAACAGAACTGAAAATTGCAGATAAATTTTCGACAATGTCACTTGCTAAACAAATCACAGCAACACTTATCCTTCAGGAAGTAGAAAAAGGAACCATCAATTTAGAAACCCCTATTCGCAACTATTTACCGGATTTTAAATATTCCTGGGCTGATACTATTACTGTTCATCAATTACTCAACAATACTTCGGGTTTGAGTAGTGAAGATATAAACAAACCTCTTAAATTTATTCCGGGAACTGCTTTTAATTATTCTAATATTGGCTATTATGTAGCTGGTCAGGTTCTCGAAAAACAAAGTCATAAAACTTATGAAGAATTAGTGACTGCCTTATTTAAAAAATGCGGAATGACCGATAGTTACTACCCTAATGAAACGAACAGCAAGTTTTTAACCAAAGGCCGCTCTATAAAAAAAGACGGAAGTACTAAACAAAATGAGCAATTAAGTTTTGACATTCGTAACTTCTTTGGTAGTCATTTGATAGTTTCTGTTCCCGATTTAGCAAAGTGGAATGAATGTCTGCACGCGGACAAGTTATTGAAACCAGCCACTTATAAAAAGATGATCAGTTATTCTATAACCAATACACATCCGCTTTTTGGAGGTAAACCTATTGGCTACGGTTATGGATTGAGAGTAAATGATAAAACCAATATTATGGAAATTGGGCATACCGGTTTTCATCCAGATGAAGGATTTACAGCTGTCAATTTATATTATCCGAAAACCAAAACCAGCGTTATTGTCATGGAGAATCAGGCATACGAAGATTTTAGTATTGCTTATTATTTCGAACAGGGAATTAGAAAAATTATCAGAGAAAGCAATCTGCTGAATTCAAATTCAAATTTATAA
- a CDS encoding cell surface protein: MYHTIFKNFQSLLLLIAVLTLTNCSDDNASNENSNPPPVSSDLAFTTQRFAIVALNPTISATTEAIYNWSVTKAPSESYALSNTAEKEVLFAATETGMYELAVTVNNKGSIQTQKVAVTVTKETKEYKTYISKVFEFKPAPGQFVNDLPIANDGDTPEKILSRANTYLAKKNGDLISLGAFGGYVVFGFDHTIVNVKGKRDFRVLGNAFWAEANPNPNSIMRGGSSEAGVIMVAYDKNKNGLPDDQWYEIEGGGHKMPKTIQNYEITYYRPDPNKIPVPGGTTGTVGFVDMEYIFWKDNQGKNGYLVQNNAYNHSLDYWPKWLRDQSSITYKGTRLPDNAVDESGTGSYFVQYAFLYGYADNAPNNDDDSGIDINWAVDEKGNKVILPGIDFVKVYNGLNQQAGWLGETSTEIMGATDLHLSGESIPTR; the protein is encoded by the coding sequence ATGTACCACACTATCTTCAAAAACTTCCAATCCTTATTGTTGCTTATTGCAGTACTCACCTTAACCAATTGTTCTGATGATAATGCATCAAATGAAAATAGCAATCCGCCGCCTGTTAGTTCAGATTTAGCTTTTACTACGCAGCGATTTGCAATTGTGGCTTTAAATCCCACAATCAGCGCAACGACAGAAGCTATTTACAACTGGAGTGTTACCAAAGCACCCTCAGAAAGTTATGCACTAAGCAATACAGCAGAGAAAGAAGTCCTTTTTGCAGCAACAGAAACAGGAATGTATGAACTGGCCGTAACTGTAAATAACAAAGGAAGTATACAAACGCAAAAAGTAGCCGTTACCGTTACAAAAGAAACGAAGGAGTATAAAACCTACATCTCAAAAGTATTTGAATTTAAACCGGCTCCGGGGCAGTTTGTGAATGATCTGCCTATAGCCAATGATGGAGATACTCCTGAAAAGATTTTATCAAGAGCCAATACTTATCTGGCCAAGAAAAATGGTGATTTGATTTCATTGGGGGCTTTTGGTGGTTATGTTGTTTTTGGGTTCGATCATACCATCGTTAATGTCAAGGGCAAACGTGATTTTAGAGTTTTGGGAAATGCATTCTGGGCAGAGGCTAATCCAAATCCGAACAGTATCATGCGCGGCGGAAGCAGTGAAGCAGGAGTAATTATGGTTGCTTACGATAAAAATAAAAACGGACTTCCGGATGATCAGTGGTACGAGATAGAAGGCGGCGGACATAAGATGCCGAAAACGATTCAGAATTATGAAATTACCTATTACCGACCTGACCCCAATAAAATTCCAGTGCCGGGAGGAACTACGGGTACAGTAGGTTTTGTGGATATGGAGTATATTTTTTGGAAAGACAATCAGGGGAAAAACGGTTATCTGGTACAAAATAACGCTTACAATCATTCTTTAGATTACTGGCCAAAATGGCTTAGAGATCAATCTTCTATCACCTATAAAGGAACAAGATTACCCGATAACGCAGTGGATGAAAGCGGGACGGGAAGTTATTTTGTGCAGTATGCTTTTTTATACGGATATGCAGACAATGCTCCAAACAATGACGATGATTCGGGAATAGATATCAACTGGGCTGTGGACGAAAAGGGAAACAAAGTAATACTTCCCGGGATTGATTTTGTGAAAGTGTACAATGGGCTTAATCAGCAGGCGGGATGGCTCGGAGAGACTTCGACCGAAATAATGGGAGCAACAGATTTGCATCTTTCAGGAGAAAGCATTCCTACGCGATAA
- the kdpA gene encoding potassium-transporting ATPase subunit KdpA: MLTQLIVSLSILLTVILLSVIVGREMKKIYAGERSITDFINPLDRLIYRFCKIDPTVQMNWKTYLKILLSVQFIWFLWGFVVLLLQGKLFLNPVGIDSMEWTLALNSTVSFLTSTNLQHYSGETGASYLAQVGVFMLLQFLSAATSLCAGVAIVRGLAAQSIQGLGNFYSDFVKSSTRILLPLSIITATFFLFNGVPMTFEEPERITSVEGREIVVSTGPVAAFLPIKELGSNGGGFFGTNCAHPFENPNFFTYIIHTIIVWLLPMSFIIFVGRYLNNKKFSRMLLGVMLMGFFVTCIPLVCGEISGNPKLSALGIDSSLANMEGKEVRFGTYYSSFYSAVNMIIPAGTITGMHDSYMPLSSIGMFIGMQVDAFFGGLGTGWINMFIYLIIATFIGSLMVGRTPELFGRKISTKEVQVAVLVNLSALAIPLLFSAIAVHVYLYVPEVVEWLSNTGPHGFTTIVYKYVSSMAGNGSGFEGLADNTPFWNLTTSVTMLAGRFIPIIGAFLIIGYLSAKKAVASSLGTLRVDSGIFGTLLFMVIMILTVMSMFIVFALGPVQEHLLMV; the protein is encoded by the coding sequence ATGTTAACTCAATTAATAGTTTCTCTTAGTATTCTTCTTACTGTTATCTTGCTGTCGGTCATCGTGGGGCGTGAAATGAAAAAAATATACGCCGGCGAAAGAAGTATAACTGACTTCATTAATCCATTAGACCGATTGATATACCGGTTTTGCAAAATTGACCCCACGGTTCAAATGAATTGGAAAACGTATTTGAAAATACTATTATCTGTACAATTCATATGGTTTCTCTGGGGATTTGTTGTTTTATTGCTGCAGGGAAAACTTTTCTTAAACCCTGTCGGTATCGACAGTATGGAGTGGACATTAGCATTAAATTCTACAGTTAGTTTTCTGACGAGTACCAATTTGCAGCATTATTCAGGAGAGACAGGAGCCAGTTATTTGGCTCAGGTAGGTGTGTTTATGCTTTTACAGTTTTTAAGTGCGGCCACAAGTCTTTGTGCAGGTGTAGCGATTGTCAGGGGACTTGCTGCTCAATCGATACAAGGATTAGGAAATTTTTATAGTGATTTTGTAAAATCATCTACTCGTATATTGTTGCCGTTAAGTATAATTACGGCAACTTTTTTTTTGTTTAATGGTGTGCCTATGACATTTGAGGAACCTGAGAGAATTACGTCGGTTGAAGGCAGGGAAATAGTAGTTTCAACGGGCCCCGTTGCAGCTTTTCTTCCGATCAAGGAATTAGGATCTAATGGTGGTGGCTTTTTTGGAACCAACTGTGCGCATCCATTTGAAAATCCTAACTTTTTCACTTACATCATTCATACTATTATCGTTTGGTTGTTACCGATGTCTTTTATCATTTTCGTAGGACGATATCTCAATAATAAGAAATTTTCAAGAATGCTTTTGGGAGTCATGCTCATGGGGTTCTTTGTAACTTGTATTCCCTTAGTCTGTGGTGAAATTTCCGGTAATCCCAAACTCAGCGCATTGGGTATTGACTCATCACTAGCTAATATGGAAGGTAAAGAGGTGCGTTTTGGAACGTATTATTCCTCTTTTTACAGCGCGGTCAATATGATAATTCCGGCAGGTACCATAACAGGTATGCACGATAGTTACATGCCGTTGTCTTCGATAGGAATGTTTATAGGAATGCAGGTAGATGCCTTTTTTGGAGGACTGGGCACAGGATGGATTAACATGTTTATTTACCTGATCATAGCCACTTTTATCGGTTCACTGATGGTAGGAAGAACTCCGGAGTTGTTTGGCAGGAAAATTTCAACTAAGGAAGTTCAGGTAGCAGTTTTGGTTAACCTTTCCGCTTTGGCAATTCCGTTATTGTTTTCGGCAATTGCGGTTCATGTTTATTTGTATGTTCCGGAGGTTGTGGAGTGGCTGAGCAATACAGGACCGCATGGTTTTACCACTATAGTGTATAAATATGTATCTTCTATGGCAGGAAACGGAAGCGGGTTTGAAGGACTGGCAGATAATACCCCTTTCTGGAATCTTACCACTTCGGTTACCATGCTTGCCGGTCGTTTTATTCCGATAATTGGAGCGTTTTTAATCATTGGATATTTAAGTGCTAAAAAAGCTGTAGCCTCTTCGCTGGGTACTTTGAGGGTTGATTCGGGTATTTTTGGAACATTATTATTTATGGTCATTATGATTTTAACCGTGATGTCTATGTTTATTGTTTTTGCATTAGGACCTGTTCAGGAACATTTGCTTATGGTTTGA